Proteins from a genomic interval of Cucumis melo cultivar AY chromosome 7, USDA_Cmelo_AY_1.0, whole genome shotgun sequence:
- the LOC103487650 gene encoding uncharacterized protein LOC103487650 isoform X9 — MATDLRGNGGSNCKYKCDTAANTLQWIKAIADFIKPYSFLINAPVVNFFKDRLWEAVDEEWMECLRKEPVENLLLIPSGVVQENWPESLKKFIRTSKSLAFQREQADLQMVLPGWCMASLNTVLSQGMNQKKKHEVEVLSAIISLIASDLESSAIVDVGAGQGYLAQVLSFHYKHSVLAIDACSHHGNVTSARSARIKKYYLAQIRKAGLEAENLRLPKAMTFHVLSVDALKSLANMSLEDDHVEKPSTTGDDQKKINQQESKCLTLCNSDQEPSLVLAGLHACGDLSVIMLRTFVECKEVKAVINIGCCYNLLTEYGSNNKGIQNGFPMSFGVKSSSLSLGKSGRDLACQKDGGIWKKKVASTILSCMLSVLLSKWYSINIIQTWLQLAHPLGVKERHCAVKRKGRVQYPRSVVKISLRHHNQILLGGFKSMPTLFLIPFQTMGVRHVNSPNLLTNTLFLKSFVTLD; from the exons ATGGCGACTGATTTACGCGGCAATGGTGGTAGCAATTGCAAGTACAAGTGCGACACCGCTGCCAATACTCTGCAATGGATAAAGGCCATCGCTGATTTTATTAAACCTTATTCCTTCTTGATCAATGCTCCCGTCGTCAATTTCTTCAAG GATAGACTATGGGAAGCCGTTGATGAGGAATGGATGGAGTGCTTGCGCAAGGAACCAGTGGAAAATCTGCTCCTAATTCCGTCTGGAGTTGTCCAG GAAAACTGGCCAGAATCACTAAAGAAATTTATCCGTACTTCAAAATCTCTTGCCTTTCAACGCGAACAAGCAGACTTGCAGATG GTTCTGCCTGGCTGGTGCATGGCTTCGCTTAACACTGTTCTTTCTCAAGGCATGAATCAGAAGAAAAAACATGAA GTTGAAGTCCTTTCCGCCATTATTAGTTTAATTGCAAGTGACCTGGAAAGTAGTGCAATTGTTGATGTTGGTGCTGGTCAG GGTTACTTAGCACAAGTGCTCTCCTTCCATTACAAGCATTCAGTTCTTGCAATTGATGCCTGTTCCCATCATGGAAATGTGACAAGTGCACGTTCAGCACGGATTAAGAAGTATTACTTAGCTCAAATTCGTAAAGCTGG GTTGGAAGCCGAAAATTTGAGACTGCCAAAGGCAATGACATTCCATGTGTTGTCCGTTGATGCATTAAAATCCCTTGCTAACATGTCATTAGAAGACGATCATGTTGAGAAGCCAAGTACGACTGGTGATgatcaaaagaaaatcaacCAACAGGAGTCAAAGTGTTTGACTTTGTGCAATTCAGACCAAGAGCCTTCATTGGTTCTTGCTGGTCTTCATGCATGTGGTGATCTTTCGGTGATAATGCTTAG GACTTTTGTAGAGTGCAAGGAAGTAAAAGCAGTAATTAATATTGGTTGCTGTTACAACCTTCTCACGGAGTATGGATCTAACAATAAAGGTATCCAAAATGGATTTCCTATGAGCTTCGGTGTCAAATCTTCTAGCTTGTCTCTGGGGAAAAGTGGCAGAGACCTTGCATGTCAG AAAGATGGAGGAATTTGGAAAAAGAAGGTGGCCTCCACAATTTTGAGTTGCATGCTTTCCGTGCTGCTTTCCAAATG GTACTCTATAAATATTATCCAGACGTGGTTGCAACTTGCCCATCCATTGGGCGTCAAGGAAAGGCATTGCGCCGTCAAAAGAAAAGGGAGGGTTCAGTATCCTCGCAGTGTCGTGAAGATAAGCTTGAGGCATCACAATCAG ATCTTATTGGGGGGTTTCAAGTCAATGCCAACGCTTTTTCTCATACCATTTCAGACCATGGGAGTACGCCATGTGAACAGTCCAAATCTGTTGACAAATACCCTCTTTTTGAAAAGTTTTGTCACTCTGGATTAA
- the LOC103487650 gene encoding uncharacterized protein LOC103487650 isoform X1: MATDLRGNGGSNCKYKCDTAANTLQWIKAIADFIKPYSFLINAPVVNFFKDRLWEAVDEEWMECLRKEPVENLLLIPSGVVQENWPESLKKFIRTSKSLAFQREQADLQMVLPGWCMASLNTVLSQGMNQKKKHEVEVLSAIISLIASDLESSAIVDVGAGQGYLAQVLSFHYKHSVLAIDACSHHGNVTSARSARIKKYYLAQIRKAGFYRLEAENLRLPKAMTFHVLSVDALKSLANMSLEDDHVEKPSTTGDDQKKINQQESKCLTLCNSDQEPSLVLAGLHACGDLSVIMLRTFVECKEVKAVINIGCCYNLLTEYGSNNKGIQNGFPMSFGVKSSSLSLGKSGRDLACQKDGGIWKKKVASTILSCMLSVLLSKWYSINIIQTWLQLAHPLGVKERHCAVKRKGRVQYPRSVVKISLRHHNQYVADLIGGFQVNANAFSHTISDHGSTPCEQSKSVDKYPLFEKFCHSGLIRLGLQSSQDTDCYGIWTDTEPFTELIGPYWSLRAALGPVLETCILLDRLLFLQEQGGSLEAILLPVFDPDLSPRNVAIIARKVGTT; encoded by the exons ATGGCGACTGATTTACGCGGCAATGGTGGTAGCAATTGCAAGTACAAGTGCGACACCGCTGCCAATACTCTGCAATGGATAAAGGCCATCGCTGATTTTATTAAACCTTATTCCTTCTTGATCAATGCTCCCGTCGTCAATTTCTTCAAG GATAGACTATGGGAAGCCGTTGATGAGGAATGGATGGAGTGCTTGCGCAAGGAACCAGTGGAAAATCTGCTCCTAATTCCGTCTGGAGTTGTCCAG GAAAACTGGCCAGAATCACTAAAGAAATTTATCCGTACTTCAAAATCTCTTGCCTTTCAACGCGAACAAGCAGACTTGCAGATG GTTCTGCCTGGCTGGTGCATGGCTTCGCTTAACACTGTTCTTTCTCAAGGCATGAATCAGAAGAAAAAACATGAA GTTGAAGTCCTTTCCGCCATTATTAGTTTAATTGCAAGTGACCTGGAAAGTAGTGCAATTGTTGATGTTGGTGCTGGTCAG GGTTACTTAGCACAAGTGCTCTCCTTCCATTACAAGCATTCAGTTCTTGCAATTGATGCCTGTTCCCATCATGGAAATGTGACAAGTGCACGTTCAGCACGGATTAAGAAGTATTACTTAGCTCAAATTCGTAAAGCTGG TTTTTACAGGTTGGAAGCCGAAAATTTGAGACTGCCAAAGGCAATGACATTCCATGTGTTGTCCGTTGATGCATTAAAATCCCTTGCTAACATGTCATTAGAAGACGATCATGTTGAGAAGCCAAGTACGACTGGTGATgatcaaaagaaaatcaacCAACAGGAGTCAAAGTGTTTGACTTTGTGCAATTCAGACCAAGAGCCTTCATTGGTTCTTGCTGGTCTTCATGCATGTGGTGATCTTTCGGTGATAATGCTTAG GACTTTTGTAGAGTGCAAGGAAGTAAAAGCAGTAATTAATATTGGTTGCTGTTACAACCTTCTCACGGAGTATGGATCTAACAATAAAGGTATCCAAAATGGATTTCCTATGAGCTTCGGTGTCAAATCTTCTAGCTTGTCTCTGGGGAAAAGTGGCAGAGACCTTGCATGTCAG AAAGATGGAGGAATTTGGAAAAAGAAGGTGGCCTCCACAATTTTGAGTTGCATGCTTTCCGTGCTGCTTTCCAAATG GTACTCTATAAATATTATCCAGACGTGGTTGCAACTTGCCCATCCATTGGGCGTCAAGGAAAGGCATTGCGCCGTCAAAAGAAAAGGGAGGGTTCAGTATCCTCGCAGTGTCGTGAAGATAAGCTTGAGGCATCACAATCAG TATGTTGCAGATCTTATTGGGGGGTTTCAAGTCAATGCCAACGCTTTTTCTCATACCATTTCAGACCATGGGAGTACGCCATGTGAACAGTCCAAATCTGTTGACAAATACCCTCTTTTTGAAAAGTTTTGTCACTCTGGATTAATTCGCCTTGGACTCCAATCTTCACAGGACACGGATTGTTATGGAATCTGGACGGACACTGAGCCTTTTACT GAACTTATTGGGCCTTATTGGTCTCTTCGAGCTGCTCTGGGCCCAGTATTGGAAACATGTATTCTGCTTGACAGATTACTGTTTCTCCAAGAGCAAGGTGGATCCCTTGAAGCCATATTGCTACCTGTTTTTGACCCGGATTTATCTCCAAGGAATGTGGCTATAATCGCTAGGAAAGTTGGTACAACATAA
- the LOC103487650 gene encoding uncharacterized protein LOC103487650 isoform X10: MVLPGWCMASLNTVLSQGMNQKKKHEVEVLSAIISLIASDLESSAIVDVGAGQGYLAQVLSFHYKHSVLAIDACSHHGNVTSARSARIKKYYLAQIRKAGFYRLEAENLRLPKAMTFHVLSVDALKSLANMSLEDDHVEKPSTTGDDQKKINQQESKCLTLCNSDQEPSLVLAGLHACGDLSVIMLRTFVECKEVKAVINIGCCYNLLTEYGSNNKGIQNGFPMSFGVKSSSLSLGKSGRDLACQKDGGIWKKKVASTILSCMLSVLLSKWYSINIIQTWLQLAHPLGVKERHCAVKRKGRVQYPRSVVKISLRHHNQYVADLIGGFQVNANAFSHTISDHGSTPCEQSKSVDKYPLFEKFCHSGLIRLGLQSSQDTDCYGIWTDTEPFTELIGPYWSLRAALGPVLETCILLDRLLFLQEQGGSLEAILLPVFDPDLSPRNVAIIARKVGTT; this comes from the exons ATG GTTCTGCCTGGCTGGTGCATGGCTTCGCTTAACACTGTTCTTTCTCAAGGCATGAATCAGAAGAAAAAACATGAA GTTGAAGTCCTTTCCGCCATTATTAGTTTAATTGCAAGTGACCTGGAAAGTAGTGCAATTGTTGATGTTGGTGCTGGTCAG GGTTACTTAGCACAAGTGCTCTCCTTCCATTACAAGCATTCAGTTCTTGCAATTGATGCCTGTTCCCATCATGGAAATGTGACAAGTGCACGTTCAGCACGGATTAAGAAGTATTACTTAGCTCAAATTCGTAAAGCTGG TTTTTACAGGTTGGAAGCCGAAAATTTGAGACTGCCAAAGGCAATGACATTCCATGTGTTGTCCGTTGATGCATTAAAATCCCTTGCTAACATGTCATTAGAAGACGATCATGTTGAGAAGCCAAGTACGACTGGTGATgatcaaaagaaaatcaacCAACAGGAGTCAAAGTGTTTGACTTTGTGCAATTCAGACCAAGAGCCTTCATTGGTTCTTGCTGGTCTTCATGCATGTGGTGATCTTTCGGTGATAATGCTTAG GACTTTTGTAGAGTGCAAGGAAGTAAAAGCAGTAATTAATATTGGTTGCTGTTACAACCTTCTCACGGAGTATGGATCTAACAATAAAGGTATCCAAAATGGATTTCCTATGAGCTTCGGTGTCAAATCTTCTAGCTTGTCTCTGGGGAAAAGTGGCAGAGACCTTGCATGTCAG AAAGATGGAGGAATTTGGAAAAAGAAGGTGGCCTCCACAATTTTGAGTTGCATGCTTTCCGTGCTGCTTTCCAAATG GTACTCTATAAATATTATCCAGACGTGGTTGCAACTTGCCCATCCATTGGGCGTCAAGGAAAGGCATTGCGCCGTCAAAAGAAAAGGGAGGGTTCAGTATCCTCGCAGTGTCGTGAAGATAAGCTTGAGGCATCACAATCAG TATGTTGCAGATCTTATTGGGGGGTTTCAAGTCAATGCCAACGCTTTTTCTCATACCATTTCAGACCATGGGAGTACGCCATGTGAACAGTCCAAATCTGTTGACAAATACCCTCTTTTTGAAAAGTTTTGTCACTCTGGATTAATTCGCCTTGGACTCCAATCTTCACAGGACACGGATTGTTATGGAATCTGGACGGACACTGAGCCTTTTACT GAACTTATTGGGCCTTATTGGTCTCTTCGAGCTGCTCTGGGCCCAGTATTGGAAACATGTATTCTGCTTGACAGATTACTGTTTCTCCAAGAGCAAGGTGGATCCCTTGAAGCCATATTGCTACCTGTTTTTGACCCGGATTTATCTCCAAGGAATGTGGCTATAATCGCTAGGAAAGTTGGTACAACATAA
- the LOC103487650 gene encoding uncharacterized protein LOC103487650 isoform X3 has product MATDLRGNGGSNCKYKCDTAANTLQWIKAIADFIKPYSFLINAPVVNFFKDRLWEAVDEEWMECLRKEPVENLLLIPSGVVQENWPESLKKFIRTSKSLAFQREQADLQMVLPGWCMASLNTVLSQGMNQKKKHEVEVLSAIISLIASDLESSAIVDVGAGQGYLAQVLSFHYKHSVLAIDACSHHGNVTSARSARIKKYYLAQIRKAGLEAENLRLPKAMTFHVLSVDALKSLANMSLEDDHVEKPSTTGDDQKKINQQESKCLTLCNSDQEPSLVLAGLHACGDLSVIMLRTFVECKEVKAVINIGCCYNLLTEYGSNNKGIQNGFPMSFGVKSSSLSLGKSGRDLACQKDGGIWKKKVASTILSCMLSVLLSKWYSINIIQTWLQLAHPLGVKERHCAVKRKGRVQYPRSVVKISLRHHNQYVADLIGGFQVNANAFSHTISDHGSTPCEQSKSVDKYPLFEKFCHSGLIRLGLQSSQDTDCYGIWTDTEPFTELIGPYWSLRAALGPVLETCILLDRLLFLQEQGGSLEAILLPVFDPDLSPRNVAIIARKVGTT; this is encoded by the exons ATGGCGACTGATTTACGCGGCAATGGTGGTAGCAATTGCAAGTACAAGTGCGACACCGCTGCCAATACTCTGCAATGGATAAAGGCCATCGCTGATTTTATTAAACCTTATTCCTTCTTGATCAATGCTCCCGTCGTCAATTTCTTCAAG GATAGACTATGGGAAGCCGTTGATGAGGAATGGATGGAGTGCTTGCGCAAGGAACCAGTGGAAAATCTGCTCCTAATTCCGTCTGGAGTTGTCCAG GAAAACTGGCCAGAATCACTAAAGAAATTTATCCGTACTTCAAAATCTCTTGCCTTTCAACGCGAACAAGCAGACTTGCAGATG GTTCTGCCTGGCTGGTGCATGGCTTCGCTTAACACTGTTCTTTCTCAAGGCATGAATCAGAAGAAAAAACATGAA GTTGAAGTCCTTTCCGCCATTATTAGTTTAATTGCAAGTGACCTGGAAAGTAGTGCAATTGTTGATGTTGGTGCTGGTCAG GGTTACTTAGCACAAGTGCTCTCCTTCCATTACAAGCATTCAGTTCTTGCAATTGATGCCTGTTCCCATCATGGAAATGTGACAAGTGCACGTTCAGCACGGATTAAGAAGTATTACTTAGCTCAAATTCGTAAAGCTGG GTTGGAAGCCGAAAATTTGAGACTGCCAAAGGCAATGACATTCCATGTGTTGTCCGTTGATGCATTAAAATCCCTTGCTAACATGTCATTAGAAGACGATCATGTTGAGAAGCCAAGTACGACTGGTGATgatcaaaagaaaatcaacCAACAGGAGTCAAAGTGTTTGACTTTGTGCAATTCAGACCAAGAGCCTTCATTGGTTCTTGCTGGTCTTCATGCATGTGGTGATCTTTCGGTGATAATGCTTAG GACTTTTGTAGAGTGCAAGGAAGTAAAAGCAGTAATTAATATTGGTTGCTGTTACAACCTTCTCACGGAGTATGGATCTAACAATAAAGGTATCCAAAATGGATTTCCTATGAGCTTCGGTGTCAAATCTTCTAGCTTGTCTCTGGGGAAAAGTGGCAGAGACCTTGCATGTCAG AAAGATGGAGGAATTTGGAAAAAGAAGGTGGCCTCCACAATTTTGAGTTGCATGCTTTCCGTGCTGCTTTCCAAATG GTACTCTATAAATATTATCCAGACGTGGTTGCAACTTGCCCATCCATTGGGCGTCAAGGAAAGGCATTGCGCCGTCAAAAGAAAAGGGAGGGTTCAGTATCCTCGCAGTGTCGTGAAGATAAGCTTGAGGCATCACAATCAG TATGTTGCAGATCTTATTGGGGGGTTTCAAGTCAATGCCAACGCTTTTTCTCATACCATTTCAGACCATGGGAGTACGCCATGTGAACAGTCCAAATCTGTTGACAAATACCCTCTTTTTGAAAAGTTTTGTCACTCTGGATTAATTCGCCTTGGACTCCAATCTTCACAGGACACGGATTGTTATGGAATCTGGACGGACACTGAGCCTTTTACT GAACTTATTGGGCCTTATTGGTCTCTTCGAGCTGCTCTGGGCCCAGTATTGGAAACATGTATTCTGCTTGACAGATTACTGTTTCTCCAAGAGCAAGGTGGATCCCTTGAAGCCATATTGCTACCTGTTTTTGACCCGGATTTATCTCCAAGGAATGTGGCTATAATCGCTAGGAAAGTTGGTACAACATAA
- the LOC103487650 gene encoding uncharacterized protein LOC103487650 isoform X4 — MATDLRGNGGSNCKYKCDTAANTLQWIKAIADFIKPYSFLINAPVVNFFKDRLWEAVDEEWMECLRKEPVENLLLIPSGVVQENWPESLKKFIRTSKSLAFQREQADLQMVLPGWCMASLNTVLSQGMNQKKKHEVEVLSAIISLIASDLESSAIVDVGAGQGYLAQVLSFHYKHSVLAIDACSHHGNVTSARSARIKKYYLAQIRKAGLEAENLRLPKAMTFHVLSVDALKSLANMSLEDDHVEKPSTTGDDQKKINQQESKCLTLCNSDQEPSLVLAGLHACGDLSVIMLRTFVECKEVKAVINIGCCYNLLTEYGSNNKGIQNGFPMSFGVKSSSLSLGKSGRDLACQSAERWRNLEKEGGLHNFELHAFRAAFQMVLYKYYPDVVATCPSIGRQGKALRRQKKREGSVSSQCREDKLEASQSDLIGGFQVNANAFSHTISDHGSTPCEQSKSVDKYPLFEKFCHSGLIRLGLQSSQDTDCYGIWTDTEPFTELIGPYWSLRAALGPVLETCILLDRLLFLQEQGGSLEAILLPVFDPDLSPRNVAIIARKVGTT; from the exons ATGGCGACTGATTTACGCGGCAATGGTGGTAGCAATTGCAAGTACAAGTGCGACACCGCTGCCAATACTCTGCAATGGATAAAGGCCATCGCTGATTTTATTAAACCTTATTCCTTCTTGATCAATGCTCCCGTCGTCAATTTCTTCAAG GATAGACTATGGGAAGCCGTTGATGAGGAATGGATGGAGTGCTTGCGCAAGGAACCAGTGGAAAATCTGCTCCTAATTCCGTCTGGAGTTGTCCAG GAAAACTGGCCAGAATCACTAAAGAAATTTATCCGTACTTCAAAATCTCTTGCCTTTCAACGCGAACAAGCAGACTTGCAGATG GTTCTGCCTGGCTGGTGCATGGCTTCGCTTAACACTGTTCTTTCTCAAGGCATGAATCAGAAGAAAAAACATGAA GTTGAAGTCCTTTCCGCCATTATTAGTTTAATTGCAAGTGACCTGGAAAGTAGTGCAATTGTTGATGTTGGTGCTGGTCAG GGTTACTTAGCACAAGTGCTCTCCTTCCATTACAAGCATTCAGTTCTTGCAATTGATGCCTGTTCCCATCATGGAAATGTGACAAGTGCACGTTCAGCACGGATTAAGAAGTATTACTTAGCTCAAATTCGTAAAGCTGG GTTGGAAGCCGAAAATTTGAGACTGCCAAAGGCAATGACATTCCATGTGTTGTCCGTTGATGCATTAAAATCCCTTGCTAACATGTCATTAGAAGACGATCATGTTGAGAAGCCAAGTACGACTGGTGATgatcaaaagaaaatcaacCAACAGGAGTCAAAGTGTTTGACTTTGTGCAATTCAGACCAAGAGCCTTCATTGGTTCTTGCTGGTCTTCATGCATGTGGTGATCTTTCGGTGATAATGCTTAG GACTTTTGTAGAGTGCAAGGAAGTAAAAGCAGTAATTAATATTGGTTGCTGTTACAACCTTCTCACGGAGTATGGATCTAACAATAAAGGTATCCAAAATGGATTTCCTATGAGCTTCGGTGTCAAATCTTCTAGCTTGTCTCTGGGGAAAAGTGGCAGAGACCTTGCATGTCAG AGCGCAGAAAGATGGAGGAATTTGGAAAAAGAAGGTGGCCTCCACAATTTTGAGTTGCATGCTTTCCGTGCTGCTTTCCAAATG GTACTCTATAAATATTATCCAGACGTGGTTGCAACTTGCCCATCCATTGGGCGTCAAGGAAAGGCATTGCGCCGTCAAAAGAAAAGGGAGGGTTCAGTATCCTCGCAGTGTCGTGAAGATAAGCTTGAGGCATCACAATCAG ATCTTATTGGGGGGTTTCAAGTCAATGCCAACGCTTTTTCTCATACCATTTCAGACCATGGGAGTACGCCATGTGAACAGTCCAAATCTGTTGACAAATACCCTCTTTTTGAAAAGTTTTGTCACTCTGGATTAATTCGCCTTGGACTCCAATCTTCACAGGACACGGATTGTTATGGAATCTGGACGGACACTGAGCCTTTTACT GAACTTATTGGGCCTTATTGGTCTCTTCGAGCTGCTCTGGGCCCAGTATTGGAAACATGTATTCTGCTTGACAGATTACTGTTTCTCCAAGAGCAAGGTGGATCCCTTGAAGCCATATTGCTACCTGTTTTTGACCCGGATTTATCTCCAAGGAATGTGGCTATAATCGCTAGGAAAGTTGGTACAACATAA